Proteins encoded within one genomic window of Panicum virgatum strain AP13 chromosome 1N, P.virgatum_v5, whole genome shotgun sequence:
- the LOC120656819 gene encoding B3 domain-containing protein Os02g0683500-like: MDHFASASGRFSREEEADEEQEADASNSRREISFMPAAAAATASSSAAASTSASASASGSSSAAPFRSASGDGAGASGSGGGGGGGSADAEAVEKEHMFDKVVTPSDVGKLNRLVIPKQYAEKYFPLDAAANEKGLLLSFEDSAGKHWRFRYSYWNSSQSYVMTKGWSRFVKEKRLVAGDTVSFSRAAAEDARHRLFIDWKRRVDTRGPLRFSNLALPMPLASYYGPHHYSPWGFGAGGGGGGFFMPPSPPATLYEHRLRQGLDFRGMSMTYPAPTVGRQLLIFNSARTMPPHAPIQPRAPTLPLHYTVQPSAAGVTAASRPVVLDSVPVIESPTTAAKRVRLFGVNLDNNPQSDGGEASHQGNALSLQMPGWQQRTPTLRLLELPRHGAESSAAASPSSSSSSKREARSALDLDL; the protein is encoded by the coding sequence ATGGATCACTTCGCTTCTGCGAGCGGACGATTCtctagggaggaggaggcggacgaggagcaggaggcggaCGCGTCCAATTCCAGGCGCGAGATCTCCTTcatgccggcggccgcggccgccaccgcgtcgTCTTCGGCGGCCGCCTCCACGAGCGCATCTGCGTCGGCCTCggggagcagcagcgccgcccccTTCCGCTCGGCGTCGGGGGACGGCGCCGGGGCgtcggggagcggcggcggcggcggcggcggctcggcggacgcggaggcggtggagaaggAGCACATGTTCGACAAGGTGGTGACGCCGAGCGACGTGGGGAAGCTCAACCGGCTGGTGATCCCGAAGCAGTACGCGGAGAAGTACTTCCCGCTGGACGCGGCGGCCAACGAGAAGGGCCTCCTCCTCAGCTTCGAGGACAGCGCCGGCAAGCACTGGCGCTTCCGCTACTCCTACTGGAACAGCAGCCAGAGCTACGTCATGACCAAGGGCTGGAGCCGATTCGTCAAGGAGAAGCGCCTCGTCGCCGGGGACACCGTCTCcttctcccgcgccgccgccgaggacgcgCGCCACCGCCTCTTCATCGACTGGAAGCGACGGGTCGACACCCGCGGCCCGCTCCGGTTTTCCAACCTCGCGCTGCCGATGCCGCTCGCGTCGTACTACGGCCCCCACCACTACAGCCCGTGGGGattcggcgccggcggcgggggcggagggttCTTcatgccgccctcgccgcccgccacgCTCTACGAGCACCGCCTCCGGCAGGGCCTCGACTTCCGCGGCATGAGCATGACCTACCCCGCGCCGACCGTGGGGAGGCAGCTCCTGATTTTCAACTCGGCCAGAACGATGCCTCCGCACGCGCCGATCCAGCCGCGCGCCCCGACGCTGCCGCTGCATTACACGGTGCAACCCAGCGCCGCTGGCGTAACCGCCGCGTCACGGCCGGTCGTTCTTGACTCGGTGCCGGTCATCGAGAGCCCGACGACCGCCGCCAAGCGCGTGCGGCTATTCGGCGTCAACCTCGACAACAACCCGCAGtcagacggcggcgaggcgagccaTCAAGGCAATGCGTTGTCGTTGCAGATGCCCGGGTGGCAGCAAAGGACACCGACTCTACGGCTGCTAGAGTTGCCTCGTCATGGTGCGGaatcctccgccgcggcgtcaccgtcgtcgtcgtcttcctccaAGAGGGAGGCGCGCTCAGCTTTGGATCTCGATCTGTGA